One Aliiroseovarius sediminilitoris DNA window includes the following coding sequences:
- a CDS encoding FAD-binding oxidoreductase: MTIDTVFTELSSMLGDRLSRSKSDLSHHGGSETHFAPAPPDAVAWPETTDEVSRILHLCHAASVPVIPYGAGTSLEGHTSAPMGGLCIDMSRMNRVVSADPGDMIAVVQPGVTREELNHELRALGVFFPVDPGANASIGGMAATRASGTTTVRYGSMRDNVLGLTVVLADGRIIKTGSRAAKSASGYDLTALFLGSEGTLGIMTELTLRLHGVPEQISAGICAFPDMASAVGAVQQVIQMGIPMARIEFVDADTARAFNGYAGTDMPECPHLLVEFHGSPTAVAEASEAFGEIATDFGATGYEHATRTEDRNALWKIRHHAYYAVLSLRPGAKAVVTDICVPISKLAEAITETQADIAASGLMGPILGHVGDGNFHAALLIEDGNEPEKAAAKDLAARMSTRALAMGGTITGEHGIGMGKLGLMGAEHGPAWSVMGDIKTALDPKGILNPGKLVPQG, translated from the coding sequence ATGACCATCGACACCGTGTTTACCGAGCTTTCGTCCATGCTAGGCGATCGGCTCAGCCGCTCCAAGTCCGATCTGTCGCATCATGGCGGTTCCGAAACTCATTTCGCCCCGGCCCCTCCCGATGCGGTGGCATGGCCCGAAACCACGGACGAGGTCAGCCGCATTCTGCACCTGTGCCATGCGGCCAGTGTGCCGGTCATTCCCTATGGCGCGGGCACGTCGTTGGAAGGTCACACCAGCGCGCCGATGGGGGGGCTATGTATCGACATGTCGCGTATGAACCGTGTTGTTTCCGCCGATCCGGGCGACATGATCGCAGTCGTTCAGCCCGGCGTGACACGCGAAGAACTGAACCATGAACTGCGCGCGTTGGGCGTGTTCTTTCCGGTCGATCCGGGTGCCAATGCCTCGATTGGCGGAATGGCGGCGACGCGGGCCTCGGGCACCACAACAGTGCGTTATGGGTCGATGCGTGACAATGTGCTGGGCCTGACGGTGGTGCTGGCAGACGGGCGGATCATCAAGACAGGATCGCGCGCGGCGAAATCCGCCTCTGGCTATGACCTGACCGCGCTGTTTCTGGGATCGGAAGGCACGCTGGGCATTATGACCGAACTGACCCTGCGCCTGCACGGTGTGCCAGAACAGATCAGCGCGGGCATCTGCGCCTTTCCCGACATGGCGTCTGCCGTGGGGGCCGTGCAGCAGGTGATCCAGATGGGGATCCCAATGGCGCGGATCGAGTTTGTGGACGCCGACACCGCACGCGCCTTCAACGGCTATGCCGGGACCGACATGCCTGAATGCCCGCATTTGCTGGTCGAATTTCACGGAAGCCCCACCGCCGTTGCCGAAGCCAGCGAAGCCTTTGGCGAAATTGCCACGGATTTCGGCGCCACCGGATACGAACACGCCACCCGGACCGAAGATCGCAATGCGCTGTGGAAGATCCGCCACCACGCATATTACGCGGTGCTGTCCCTGCGCCCCGGCGCAAAGGCCGTGGTCACGGATATCTGCGTGCCGATTTCAAAACTGGCCGAGGCCATCACCGAGACGCAGGCGGACATCGCAGCATCGGGCCTTATGGGACCGATCCTGGGTCATGTGGGGGACGGCAATTTTCACGCCGCCCTGCTGATCGAAGACGGCAACGAGCCCGAGAAAGCGGCGGCCAAGGACTTGGCCGCCCGAATGAGCACCCGCGCCCTTGCGATGGGTGGCACAATCACTGGCGAACATGGGATCGGTATGGGGAAACTGGGCTTGATGGGCGCGGAACATGGCCCGGCCTGGTCGGTCATGGGCGACATCAAGACCGCGCTCGACCCCAAGGGCATTCTGAACCCCGGCAAACTTGTGCCGCAAGGGTGA
- the recN gene encoding DNA repair protein RecN has translation MLRGLDIRDLLIIDRLELEFQPGLNVLTGETGAGKSILLDSLGFVLGWRGRADLVRAGAEQGEVTAVFDLADGHPARAVLDEAGIPAEDELVLRRINRADGRKTAWVNDRRVSGDVLRALSDTLVELHGQQDDRGLLNPRVHRQLLDEFGALGPQVGATRAAWRDLSRATKALDQARADLTAAQAEEDFLRHAVAELDALAPAPGEDAELDSRRRLMQAAERIGEDITKAHQALSSGEGAEARMGDALRWLEAVADQAGEALDPPISALGRALAELGDAVQGVEAALDTLSFNPHELEVVEERLFAIRAMARKHQVAPDDLGGFAEDLRARLDALDAGVDAIAGLEKDVAKALTHYNSAAALLTQARVTAAKALDKAMSGELAPLKMERAVFTTEITPMDAGPDGCDQVTFTVATNPGAPSGPLNRIASGGELSRFLLALKVCLTREADGLTMIFDEIDRGVGGATADAVGRRLAALSLGGQVLVVTHSPQVAALGDHHWQVQKTVSQGMTLTNVTPLDAPARVDEVARMISGDTITDAGRAAAQELLDG, from the coding sequence ATGCTGCGTGGTCTTGATATCCGCGACCTTCTGATTATTGACCGGCTGGAGCTTGAGTTTCAGCCGGGGCTGAATGTTCTGACCGGGGAAACCGGTGCGGGAAAATCCATTTTGCTGGACAGTCTTGGTTTTGTGCTGGGCTGGCGCGGACGCGCCGATCTTGTGCGTGCCGGGGCCGAACAGGGCGAGGTCACGGCGGTGTTCGATCTTGCGGATGGTCACCCCGCCCGCGCGGTGCTGGATGAAGCGGGGATCCCGGCCGAGGACGAGTTGGTATTGCGGCGCATAAACCGTGCGGATGGGCGCAAGACGGCGTGGGTGAATGATCGCCGCGTGTCGGGCGATGTGTTGCGCGCGCTGTCCGATACGCTGGTCGAGCTGCACGGCCAGCAGGATGATCGCGGGCTACTGAACCCGCGTGTGCATCGGCAATTGTTGGATGAATTTGGCGCGCTTGGTCCCCAAGTTGGCGCGACCCGCGCGGCATGGCGCGACCTGTCCCGCGCGACGAAGGCGTTGGATCAGGCCCGCGCCGATCTGACCGCCGCGCAGGCCGAGGAAGATTTCCTGCGCCACGCGGTGGCCGAGTTGGATGCGCTTGCCCCGGCACCAGGTGAAGACGCCGAGCTGGACAGCCGCCGCCGATTGATGCAGGCCGCAGAACGCATTGGCGAGGACATCACCAAAGCCCATCAGGCGCTCTCATCTGGCGAGGGGGCCGAGGCGCGGATGGGTGATGCGCTCAGGTGGCTGGAAGCGGTGGCCGATCAGGCGGGCGAGGCGCTGGATCCGCCGATCTCGGCCCTTGGGCGGGCTTTGGCAGAATTGGGCGACGCGGTGCAGGGGGTCGAGGCTGCGCTTGATACCCTGTCTTTCAATCCGCACGAATTGGAAGTGGTTGAAGAGCGTCTGTTTGCGATCCGCGCCATGGCCCGCAAGCATCAGGTGGCCCCCGATGATCTGGGCGGTTTCGCTGAAGACCTGCGTGCGCGGCTTGACGCGCTGGACGCGGGCGTGGATGCGATTGCCGGGCTTGAGAAGGATGTCGCCAAGGCGCTGACGCACTACAACAGTGCCGCCGCCTTGCTGACTCAAGCGCGCGTCACGGCCGCCAAGGCGCTGGATAAGGCCATGTCGGGCGAATTGGCGCCATTGAAAATGGAGCGCGCGGTATTCACCACAGAAATCACCCCGATGGATGCGGGTCCGGATGGGTGTGATCAGGTTACATTCACCGTCGCGACCAACCCCGGAGCGCCGTCAGGTCCATTGAACAGGATCGCATCGGGTGGCGAACTCAGCCGGTTCCTGTTGGCGTTGAAAGTGTGCCTGACGCGTGAAGCTGACGGCTTGACCATGATCTTTGACGAGATTGATCGCGGTGTGGGTGGGGCGACGGCCGACGCGGTTGGGCGACGTCTGGCGGCTTTGTCCCTGGGTGGGCAGGTGCTTGTTGTGACCCACAGCCCGCAGGTGGCCGCCTTGGGCGATCATCATTGGCAGGTGCAGAAAACCGTGTCGCAAGGCATGACGCTGACCAATGTGACACCGCTGGATGCGCCCGCCCGCGTGGACGAGGTGGCGCGCATGATTTCCGGCGACACGATCACCGATGCCGGACGGGCCGCCGCGCAAGAACTTCTGGACGGTTAG
- a CDS encoding outer membrane protein assembly factor BamD, producing the protein MLASGIVLSSCGGGSGSLGFGSLGGSSGGGGRGLFGAFSQPVEKKPIDQWTAEEIYKRGEYDLDRGDPSEAAKWFGEVERLYPYSEWAKRALIMQAFAFHKDKDYEQARASAQRYIDFYPASEDAAYAQYLLALSYYDQIDKIGRDQGLTYQALQALRTVIERYPDTEYAKSAILKFDLAFDHLAAKEMEIGRYYLKRKHYSSAINRFRVVVEQFQTTTHVAEALHRLVESYLSLGLVEEAQTAGAILGYNFQSSEWYQSSYRLLTKSGLKPEVKGNNWLSAVYRQLIKGEWL; encoded by the coding sequence ATGCTGGCGTCCGGCATCGTTCTGTCATCATGCGGTGGTGGGTCTGGCAGTTTGGGGTTTGGCAGCCTTGGAGGCAGTTCAGGCGGCGGTGGGCGCGGATTGTTTGGCGCGTTTTCCCAACCGGTAGAAAAAAAGCCGATCGATCAGTGGACCGCGGAAGAAATCTATAAGCGCGGTGAATACGATCTTGACCGCGGAGACCCCTCGGAAGCGGCCAAGTGGTTTGGCGAAGTTGAACGCCTGTATCCGTATTCGGAATGGGCGAAACGTGCGTTGATCATGCAGGCTTTCGCGTTCCACAAAGACAAGGACTATGAACAGGCGCGCGCCAGCGCACAGCGTTACATCGACTTTTACCCCGCTTCGGAAGATGCGGCCTATGCCCAATATCTTCTGGCGCTCAGCTATTATGACCAGATTGACAAAATCGGCCGCGACCAAGGCCTGACATATCAGGCGTTGCAAGCTTTGCGCACCGTGATCGAACGCTATCCTGACACCGAATATGCAAAGTCGGCGATCCTGAAATTTGACCTCGCCTTCGACCATCTTGCCGCGAAAGAGATGGAAATCGGACGGTATTACCTGAAACGCAAACATTATTCATCGGCGATCAACCGGTTCCGCGTGGTCGTCGAGCAGTTCCAGACCACAACGCACGTCGCCGAAGCGTTGCATCGTCTTGTGGAAAGCTATCTGTCGCTTGGATTGGTCGAGGAAGCCCAGACCGCAGGGGCCATTCTGGGGTATAATTTCCAGTCGAGCGAATGGTATCAAAGCAGTTATCGTTTGCTGACCAAGTCCGGGCTGAAACCCGAGGTAAAGGGCAACAACTGGCTCAGCGCGGTCTACCGCCAACTGATCAAGGGCGAATGGCTCTGA